In Pseudomonadota bacterium, the genomic stretch ATGCAGTAAAGAACATACTAAAGGCACGGCATGCCGTTCTCGCCTATGGAGAAGCGGTAAGACCAACTCTGTAAAAACAGAGAGGACAGCTTCGATGAATCAGGAACCATTTTTAAATCAGCGTGTTGCGTAAGTTTAAGGAATCTCCTTCTTTTAAGAGTGAGAGGATGTTAAATAGCGAATTCTTTAAGATTTTTGTAGCTTTTTTATTAAAATCCTGAAAAAATCTCTCTCAAGATTTAAGTTTTTATAATAACCTTTTTAAGGAATTCTACAAATCATGAATTCAGTTTCCCTCAAAATACATAAAGCTGCATGGCCTTTTGTTGGTGTTTTTATACTTATAACGCTCATTTTTTTTAGCTTCTCAAAATTCTTAGGGGTTTTAGGTCTTATTTTAACACTCTGGTGTCTTTATTTTTTTAGAGATCCCGATCGCGTCGTTCCTACGAGAGAAGGTCTTGTTTTAAGCCCTGCAGACGGTCATGTTCAAGCAATTGAATTGGCGTCAATGCCAAAAGAACTTGGCCTTAAAGGAGAATTCTTACGAATCAGTATTTTTTTAAATATCTTTGATGTCCATGTTAATCGTGTTCCTATTTCAGGAATTCTTTTAAAAAGTGTTTACCATGCAGGACAATTCTTAAACGCTTCTCTTGATAAAGCAAGCGACCTGAATGAACGCCATTCTTATCTTTTGAAAGTTGAACTGGAACATCCTAAAATCACCACAAAAATCGCTTTTGTACAGATTGCAGGACTTATTGCACGGAGAATCTTAAGCACCATTGAAGAGGGCGATCGCCTTATTGCAGGTGAAAGATTTGGAATGATTCGCTTTGGAAGCCGTATGGATGTTTATCTTCCTTTACATATTGCGCCCCTTGTCTGCGTAGGCCAATATGTTTTAGGAGGTGAAACCCCTCTTGCAGATCTTACTTCTGAAGAACCTGCACGCAAAGGCCTTTTAAAATAAGGGAATAAGTATGACTTCCGATCCTAAAAAAATCTCTTTTAAAAAATTTAAAGCGCCCCCACTTGGAAA encodes the following:
- a CDS encoding phosphatidylserine decarboxylase family protein; the encoded protein is MNSVSLKIHKAAWPFVGVFILITLIFFSFSKFLGVLGLILTLWCLYFFRDPDRVVPTREGLVLSPADGHVQAIELASMPKELGLKGEFLRISIFLNIFDVHVNRVPISGILLKSVYHAGQFLNASLDKASDLNERHSYLLKVELEHPKITTKIAFVQIAGLIARRILSTIEEGDRLIAGERFGMIRFGSRMDVYLPLHIAPLVCVGQYVLGGETPLADLTSEEPARKGLLK